One window of the Thermodesulfomicrobium sp. WS genome contains the following:
- a CDS encoding cation diffusion facilitator family transporter, which produces MSSCTCHHHHEAERGTRWVCLITLVTMATEILAGWLFGSMALMADGWHMAGHAGAMGVAWFAYVYMRTHRGDRRFVFGPGKINALAGFVSALGLGLVSVFMIVESAHRLVAPTSIAFTEAMVVAVLGLVVNIASAWLLRDREHASHDTDQNLRAAYLHVLADALTSVLAIAALAGGKFWGLTRLDPIMGVVGAVVVGKWAIALTRDTAAILLDMRAPEHVSATVRQRLESTGASIRDLALWYVGPQEMAASVCLAAPTAAPPETYTDIVRAVPEVAFVRVEVHNLPCPGEKDHDH; this is translated from the coding sequence ATGTCTTCCTGCACCTGCCACCACCATCACGAAGCCGAGCGCGGCACCCGGTGGGTATGTCTCATCACCCTGGTCACCATGGCCACGGAAATCCTTGCGGGATGGCTCTTTGGCTCCATGGCCCTCATGGCCGACGGCTGGCACATGGCTGGCCACGCTGGCGCCATGGGGGTCGCCTGGTTTGCCTACGTCTACATGCGCACCCATCGCGGGGACCGGCGTTTCGTCTTCGGGCCCGGCAAGATCAACGCCTTGGCGGGGTTTGTCTCCGCCCTGGGTCTGGGGCTCGTCTCCGTGTTCATGATCGTCGAGTCCGCCCACCGGCTGGTGGCCCCCACCAGCATCGCCTTCACCGAGGCCATGGTCGTGGCCGTGCTCGGGCTTGTGGTCAACATCGCCAGCGCCTGGCTGCTCCGCGATCGGGAGCATGCCTCCCATGACACGGACCAGAACCTGAGGGCCGCCTACCTCCACGTGCTTGCCGACGCCCTTACCTCGGTGCTGGCCATCGCGGCCTTGGCAGGCGGAAAATTCTGGGGGCTCACCCGTCTGGACCCGATCATGGGCGTGGTGGGTGCGGTGGTGGTCGGCAAGTGGGCCATCGCGCTCACCCGGGACACCGCGGCGATACTGCTCGACATGCGCGCCCCGGAACACGTCAGCGCCACCGTACGCCAACGACTGGAATCCACAGGGGCCTCCATCCGCGACCTTGCCTTGTGGTACGTGGGGCCGCAAGAGATGGCTGCTTCGGTCTGTCTGGCCGCGCCCACGGCGGCGCCGCCGGAGACCTACACGGACATCGTGCGCGCCGTGCCCGAAGTGGCCTTTGTGCGTGTGGAAGTCCACAACCTGCCCTGCCCAGGGGAAAAAGACCATGACCACTAG
- a CDS encoding lysophospholipid acyltransferase family protein: MFTVPISDTYDSLPRRVGPISRWFPSLAFYARVLGVVVRAAASTRRGYTHAMWVDDSVRFIRAAEATGLTFHVEGLHHFTNLSGPCVVVANHMSTLETFALPAILGAHRPICFVLKESLLRYPVFRHVVGNTHPVAVRRQNPREDLEIVLTQGTERLAQGFSVVVFPQTTRRPDIDPASFNSIGVKLAKRAQVPVLPIAVDTRAWGTGRILKDFGPIRPQIPVRFACGAPLAITGNGKDQHAQVLDFLQSSLRRWNA; the protein is encoded by the coding sequence ATGTTCACGGTCCCCATCTCCGACACCTATGATTCCCTGCCCCGGCGCGTGGGTCCCATCTCCCGCTGGTTTCCCTCCCTGGCCTTCTACGCCCGGGTACTCGGGGTGGTGGTGCGCGCTGCCGCGAGCACCCGGCGCGGCTACACCCACGCCATGTGGGTGGACGACAGTGTACGCTTCATCCGTGCCGCCGAGGCCACAGGGCTCACCTTCCATGTGGAAGGCCTGCACCACTTCACCAACCTCTCCGGGCCCTGCGTGGTGGTGGCCAACCACATGTCCACCCTGGAGACCTTTGCCTTGCCGGCCATCCTGGGCGCCCACCGCCCCATCTGCTTCGTGCTCAAGGAAAGCCTCCTGCGCTACCCGGTGTTCCGGCACGTGGTCGGAAACACCCATCCCGTGGCCGTGCGCCGCCAAAACCCACGGGAAGACCTGGAGATCGTCCTCACCCAAGGGACCGAGCGCCTCGCCCAGGGATTTTCCGTAGTGGTCTTTCCCCAGACCACCCGGCGGCCGGACATCGATCCCGCAAGCTTCAACTCCATCGGCGTCAAGCTCGCCAAGCGGGCCCAGGTGCCGGTGCTCCCCATAGCGGTGGATACCCGCGCCTGGGGTACTGGACGCATCCTCAAAGATTTCGGTCCGATCCGGCCGCAAATCCCGGTGCGCTTCGCCTGCGGCGCTCCCCTTGCCATCACCGGCAACGGCAAAGACCAGCACGCTCAGGTGCTCGACTTCCTCCAATCGTCCCTGCGCCGGTGGAACGCATGA
- a CDS encoding phosphoribosylanthranilate isomerase, giving the protein MRGVVQVAGVRSVAEARMLVGLGVDQVGIPLRLAYHQPDVTEAQAVSIAEALGRDRAVLITYAANPHEIIELCQRLPVGWVQLHGEVTPQTIAAVRQAVAVRVIKSYVVGFAVEGISAFVERFAPVCDAFLTDTFDPRTGAMGATGRTHDWQVSRALVEASPLPVIVAGGLSPVNVAAAIALVRPAGVDAHTALEDEEGDKDPCLVRAFVREAKAAFARLEEA; this is encoded by the coding sequence ATGCGCGGTGTGGTCCAAGTGGCGGGGGTGCGTTCCGTGGCCGAGGCGCGTATGCTGGTGGGCCTTGGCGTGGACCAGGTGGGCATCCCCTTGCGTTTGGCCTACCACCAGCCGGACGTGACCGAAGCCCAGGCCGTGTCCATCGCCGAGGCCTTGGGGCGCGACCGGGCCGTGCTCATCACCTATGCCGCCAACCCGCACGAGATCATCGAGCTCTGTCAGCGGCTGCCCGTGGGCTGGGTGCAGCTCCATGGGGAGGTCACGCCCCAGACCATCGCCGCCGTGCGTCAGGCCGTGGCGGTGCGGGTCATCAAGAGCTATGTGGTGGGCTTTGCCGTGGAGGGGATTTCCGCCTTTGTGGAGCGCTTTGCCCCGGTGTGTGACGCATTTTTGACCGACACCTTCGACCCGCGTACCGGCGCCATGGGCGCCACGGGCCGCACCCATGACTGGCAGGTGAGCCGCGCCTTGGTGGAGGCGTCGCCGCTCCCGGTGATCGTGGCCGGCGGTCTGTCTCCGGTGAATGTGGCCGCGGCCATTGCCCTGGTGCGTCCGGCGGGGGTGGACGCCCACACCGCCCTGGAGGATGAGGAAGGGGACAAAGACCCCTGCCTGGTGCGGGCCTTCGTGCGGGAGGCCAAGGCCGCCTTTGCCCGCCTGGAGGAGGCGTGA
- a CDS encoding MarR family transcriptional regulator: MTTSPVDLEALSHLLVEFYERLSSWEQEVARDSGLSLPQMHTLEILGHHAPLRMKDLAERLGVTTGTMTVTVDKLERLGLVTRQPHGTDRRSLLVALTPEGERLYQEHHGHHLRLTQELTADLTEAELACLTQTLAKMRAVI, encoded by the coding sequence ATGACCACTAGTCCCGTGGATCTCGAAGCCCTCTCGCACCTTCTGGTGGAGTTCTACGAGCGCCTCTCCTCCTGGGAGCAGGAAGTGGCACGGGACAGCGGCCTTTCGCTGCCGCAGATGCACACCCTGGAGATCCTCGGGCACCACGCCCCCTTGCGCATGAAGGACCTGGCCGAACGCCTGGGGGTCACCACCGGCACCATGACCGTCACCGTGGATAAATTGGAGCGCCTCGGGCTGGTGACCCGCCAACCCCACGGCACCGACCGGCGCTCCTTGCTCGTGGCCCTCACCCCGGAAGGAGAACGGCTCTACCAAGAACACCACGGCCACCACCTGCGCCTCACCCAGGAACTCACCGCAGACCTCACGGAAGCCGAGCTCGCCTGCCTCACCCAAACCCTCGCCAAGATGCGTGCCGTCATTTGA